One window of Candidatus Methylocalor cossyra genomic DNA carries:
- a CDS encoding pilus assembly protein PilP — MADLKEYVAQVKSRHKGLVEPLPEVKMVEPYLFNPEGLRDPFVPDEKSQEPEELEVAGSTVRPDLTRPKEELESYELDSLRMVGTVLQKGTLWALIKAHDGTIHRVRNGNYLGKNHGKIVDIKENAIEILEIVSDSPGVWHERKAGLELAEASGGGK; from the coding sequence ATGGCGGATTTGAAAGAGTATGTCGCCCAGGTAAAAAGCCGGCATAAGGGCTTGGTCGAGCCGTTGCCGGAGGTAAAGATGGTCGAACCTTATCTGTTCAATCCGGAAGGGCTACGCGACCCCTTCGTGCCCGATGAAAAAAGCCAAGAACCGGAGGAGCTGGAGGTGGCGGGCAGCACCGTTCGGCCAGATCTTACCCGGCCTAAGGAAGAGCTGGAATCGTACGAACTGGATAGCCTACGGATGGTGGGTACGGTTCTCCAAAAGGGTACCCTGTGGGCCTTAATAAAGGCCCATGACGGGACCATACACCGAGTACGCAACGGCAATTACTTGGGTAAAAACCATGGGAAAATCGTCGATATAAAAGAGAACGCGATCGAGATTTTAGAAATAGTCTCGGATAGTCCGGGCGTTTGGCATGAACGTAAGGCCGGCCTCGAATTGGCTGAAGCGAGCGGGGGGGGCAAATGA
- the pilQ gene encoding type IV pilus secretin PilQ, producing MMSVNLGSPLTIASLRKRLMEGLILLSVVAVFPSEVGLAAGLVLESVDFSSLAGDSLQLVFRLSGPATEPRVFHTENPARIALDLPGVSNGLKGKSIPVNTGKAQSIQAVESAGRTRVVIHLADMVPYSTRTEGNHIVVTLQGSPPARAVSAAPLQGQYAPAATIRSAKRIENIDFRRGERGEGRVLISLSDPRALADIRQEGRRVVVRFGDAELPSRLARRLDVTDFATPVQFIESTAEGAGARMVITPVSDDFDYSSYQSGKLLTVEFRPLSKAEKEEIKRKSLTYTGEKLTMNFQDIPVRSVLQILADFTHLNIVASDSVQGNVTLRLQDVPWDQALELVLKSKGLGKRQEGNIIRVAPLEELNKQEEDELKAQKVVEDLEPLRTEIIQINYTTAEEVKKILIGTTERTNESASTTSSGAGGQYTTTSATTLDVSHSILSARGNVTVDPRTNQLIVKDTPRNLERIRDLVRRVDKPVRQVLIESRIVIANNNFTRELGSRLSLNRANFVQTKRGKQFTQVVPDPITGQLVQQPWQQTYSGDTAISGDALVDLASTVATASGGSFGVTFLKVGEYLLDLELSAGQIENRAEIVSTPKLITADQTQASIKQGFDIPYQSTVVSGGGVIPQIQFKEAVLELKVTPHITPDDNILMDLHVTKNTPGQTYATNVAIDKREINTQAQVGNGETVVLGGVYEGTQLNQTDKVPFLGDLPGVGFMFRKDHVEDTKRELLIFITPKILDQALAAR from the coding sequence ATGATGAGCGTGAACCTGGGGAGTCCACTGACCATCGCGTCGCTCAGAAAACGACTGATGGAAGGGCTCATCCTATTGTCGGTGGTGGCAGTATTTCCAAGCGAAGTTGGTTTGGCAGCGGGGCTGGTTTTGGAATCGGTGGATTTTTCTTCCCTCGCGGGCGATAGCCTCCAGCTGGTATTCCGCTTGAGCGGTCCGGCGACGGAACCCCGCGTCTTCCATACCGAAAACCCCGCCCGTATCGCCCTGGACCTGCCCGGAGTGAGCAATGGCTTGAAAGGTAAGTCCATTCCCGTGAATACGGGGAAGGCGCAAAGTATCCAAGCGGTGGAGTCGGCCGGTCGGACCCGGGTGGTCATTCACTTGGCGGACATGGTGCCCTATTCCACGCGGACCGAAGGTAACCACATCGTGGTCACCCTGCAGGGTAGTCCACCGGCGAGGGCCGTTTCCGCAGCGCCGCTCCAGGGCCAGTATGCCCCGGCAGCTACGATCCGCAGCGCGAAACGGATCGAGAATATCGATTTTCGTCGGGGTGAGCGAGGCGAGGGTCGGGTGCTGATTTCCCTGAGCGATCCCCGGGCGCTGGCGGACATTCGTCAGGAAGGACGTCGGGTCGTGGTGCGCTTCGGCGACGCCGAGTTGCCTTCCCGGTTGGCGCGGAGGCTCGATGTCACCGATTTTGCCACCCCCGTGCAGTTCATCGAGTCGACCGCGGAAGGGGCCGGAGCGCGCATGGTCATCACCCCGGTCTCGGACGATTTCGACTATTCCTCGTACCAGTCTGGCAAGCTGTTGACCGTGGAATTCCGGCCCTTGAGCAAGGCGGAGAAGGAAGAGATCAAACGGAAGAGCCTCACCTATACCGGCGAAAAGCTGACCATGAATTTCCAGGACATCCCGGTGCGTTCGGTGCTGCAGATCCTGGCGGACTTCACCCACCTCAATATCGTGGCCAGCGATTCGGTGCAGGGTAACGTGACCCTGCGTTTGCAGGATGTGCCCTGGGACCAGGCCCTTGAGCTGGTATTGAAATCCAAGGGCTTGGGCAAGCGGCAGGAAGGCAACATCATCCGGGTCGCGCCCCTTGAAGAGCTCAACAAGCAAGAAGAGGACGAGCTCAAGGCCCAGAAGGTGGTGGAGGACCTCGAGCCCTTGCGGACCGAGATCATCCAGATCAACTACACCACCGCCGAGGAAGTGAAGAAAATCCTGATTGGCACCACCGAGCGGACCAACGAATCGGCATCGACCACATCCTCCGGCGCCGGCGGGCAATATACCACCACCTCCGCTACGACCTTGGATGTCAGCCACTCGATCCTCTCGGCACGCGGCAACGTGACCGTGGACCCAAGGACCAACCAATTGATCGTGAAGGACACACCCCGCAACCTCGAACGGATTCGCGACCTGGTGCGTCGGGTGGATAAGCCAGTGCGGCAGGTGCTGATCGAGTCCCGGATCGTGATCGCCAACAACAACTTCACCCGGGAATTGGGTTCGCGGCTGTCGCTGAACCGTGCCAACTTCGTGCAAACCAAGCGCGGCAAGCAGTTCACCCAAGTGGTGCCGGATCCCATCACCGGCCAGCTGGTGCAGCAGCCTTGGCAGCAGACCTATTCGGGCGATACCGCCATCTCCGGCGACGCCTTGGTGGACTTGGCCTCGACCGTGGCCACGGCCAGCGGTGGGTCGTTCGGGGTGACCTTCCTCAAGGTGGGGGAATACCTCTTGGATCTCGAGCTCTCCGCGGGCCAGATCGAGAACCGGGCGGAGATCGTGTCCACCCCCAAATTGATCACCGCCGATCAAACCCAGGCGTCCATCAAACAGGGTTTCGACATTCCCTATCAGTCGACGGTGGTTTCCGGAGGCGGAGTCATTCCCCAGATCCAGTTCAAGGAGGCGGTGCTGGAGCTCAAGGTCACGCCCCATATCACGCCCGACGACAACATCCTGATGGATTTGCACGTGACGAAGAATACTCCGGGGCAGACCTATGCCACGAATGTCGCCATCGACAAACGCGAAATCAACACCCAGGCCCAGGTCGGCAACGGCGAAACCGTGGTCTTAGGGGGAGTCTACGAAGGTACCCAGCTCAACCAGACGGACAAGGTTCCTTTCCTCGGCGACCTGCCGGGGGTAGGCTTCATGTTCCGAAAGGACCACGTGGAGGACACCAAGCGCGAGCTGTTGATCTTCATTACCCCGAAAATCCTCGACCAGGCGCTCGCCGCCCGCTGA